ACATCATCcatctctttctcatctgctttttttttttggctgtaaCCGGTGCTTAAAGGAAGTGGTGGGTATGGCTGAGGTGAGTTGTGGGTCACGGAGATCGGAGTGGGTCATGGCGTGGGTCACGGAGATCGAAGATCGGAGTGGGCTAAAGTGGGTCACGACGCGGGTCACGGCATGCGTCACGGAGTCGGAGATCGGAGTGGGCTGAAGTGGGTTGTGGGTATGGCTAAAGTGGTCACAGCGTGGGTCACGGAGATCGGAGATTGGAGATCGGGTTCTGTTGTGacgctggtttttttttttttttttttttaattgggatttttgttccggtgggattttaGAGAAACTGCTTTGTACATGTTGCCGGAATCAGTTAATCGAATCACCGGCGGATATTTGGATTATGTGTGTTTGTTGCTCTATTTAAGGTTTGATGGTTGTGTTtgtgtatttgtgtgtgtgtgtgtgtgtgtggtgatgGATTTGGAAAAGCGTAGGAAAACAGAAGTTACGgttagaaaaaaatagtaaagaaagataaaaaataatattttaataaaaatagagttttaggatgtaggaggtattgtaaaatgggatggtataagtaataaagtgattttttgAGATGGTATAATAGTATAGCATAGCATTCTATGATGCTGATGCtcttagaattgtactgtagcactatgcaaaaaaatttgcaatagtggcctttaccaTTAATTGATGCAACTGGTTTTAAGGCTTAAAATGCCAAATTGTCCTTAGATTTAGCattagcattcttcaatgctaatgctctcaCAATCAAAATTATTGTCATATGAATCTCAATTAGAGAATGCTAATGCTCTCACAATCAAAATTATTGTCATATGAATCTCAATTAGAGAATGCTAATGCTCTCACAATCAAAATTATTGTCATATGAATCTCAATTAgatgttaaaattatttttattatatatctatTGCAATAAATTTAATCTAGGgtacaatatttttaagttagaacaatattattttatcataaaatcACTATTGAGTATTGACATAACTTTTCTATTCACTAATTACATCAatagttacaaaaaaaaaaaattatgagaatgacttattaaaataatactataAGCTATTTTCGAGTGATACagtgaaaatgataaattttatcatgttcatttttaaaaaatttgatatatcattaatcatataatattaatttattaattattataatcaaTCCAAGTTCTAATAGATAATATAGGAAGAGATTTAGGTTTTTCTCTTCCTTAAGGGCGCTACTTTTTTCTAAGTGAATAAGAGGTCTCTCTTTAATGTGCTTCTAGCTCGACAAGTTGCCTTCTCGCCTAGGCTTtcttcctaaataaaaaattgggttAAGGCTACGTTTGGTTCGATGTAAATCGAATTCCgagtgtaaaatgaatgcaGGGGAAAATAAATTCCCATAAGGAAATTAAAATCCAGGTGTTTGGGTGTGCAATAGAAAATAGTCCAGAAAAtgatttttagtgtttggtaatattctgaaaatgttattttcttacaaatttttcacattttctcagctttcaaacaaattttatatcagAAAATCCATCACCACCCACACACCACCACCCACAGAAAATCCACCACTATCCACACAAAACTCACCACCACACAAcacaaaaaccaccaaaacaccaccacccacaccaccacaacatcaacaaaaaaaatcaaagatcaaagagagaaagattgagagattgagggaaagagagatagatcggGAAAGAGATATCGGTCTTCAACGGTGGCAATGAGATAGGTCTTGGGTGGGTCAAGAACGAGATCAGTCTTGGGTGGTGACGACGAGAATGAGATGCAAGGCTTCGATCTAGATGGTGGTGACattgaggaagaagagagaaaaaaaaaaaggaagcttGGCCTGCGCGTGATTTGGGCGGTGAGGCAGCGTGATCTGGGCAGTGAGGTAACATGATCTGGGCTCGCCGAAGCTTGGCTGAGGTAAGCTTAGAGATGGGTTTTGGATCATGTGAGGAGTGTGCTCATGCTCGAGCTCTCTCTTCAAGTGTGGTTTTCCGAAAattgtttgaaggtaaaatcaAATCGTAAATGATTTTACACTTTAAGTGGATTATTTTCCAGTCAAAGCGTAAATGATTTTCCATTTGACTGTACTTTTCGTAGATGCTAAACACACACAAGGGTGTAAAATAATTTCCTGAAAGTGTTTTCGGACaaaacaaacgcagcctaagtTTCTTCTTCACCTCCAtgatttctatttgttttgtagGATTGCAAGTCCTTGCCTTTGTGCTCTTTGGACTAGCCTTGGTGGCAATCTCATGTGTTTGTTCCAAAGAGTAATCTTCTCACACAAGGGGTTGTCCATCCTACTTGAGAAGGTACTTGGATAAAATGGGTAACTAACCCTAATTTTCTAACCATTTAGTTAGTAGGCTTAGTTAtcaaactaatttatttattagcaTCTCTAGTCTAAGAGACttgattttggcctataaatcgagtctcatagactcgattttcatggtctgatgtggcattttttccacatcagatcagctggaaatcgagtctttaagccTCGATTTATAACCATTATATAAACTTCTCTTATCACCCCAAAATCAtataaacaaaacctaaatttctttcaaatttcaaataccaATATGCCTTCGATCCTGAAGAGCCATTGCTAGCACCGAACCCGGACCGGTTCTGCATGTTCCCGATTCAGTACCTGGAGATCTGGGAGATGTACAAGAAGGCCGATGCCTCGTTCTGGACCGCCGAGGAGGTCGATCTCTCAGGCGACGTTCGTCACGGTTCGCAACAACCTCGCCCAGCGCCGCCCGTGGTCCGTCGTCGACTGAGGTCACGGGTCGCGCTGGCCCTGGCTGCGCGACCTAAGCCAGCGCGACTTGGGCCAGCGTCGCGTGGCCAGGTCGCGTTGGCCCAGGTCTTGCAGCCAGGTCGCGCTGGCCTGGGTCAGTTTGTTCTTGGGTTTtcagtttgatttgattttgttcttGGGTTTTTTGGCACTTTTGAAGTTTGAGAAATGAGAATGGGAGAAGAACGACCCAGacacttgaaacttgaaagtttgatttgattttgttcttGGGTTTTTTGGAAGTTTGAGAAATGAGAATGGGAGAAGAACGACCCAGacacttgaaacttgaaaatatttgtattgTAGATGTAAATTgagtcttagaaactcgatttacAGGTGGACGCCTCCTGACAAAAGTGCCACCTCGGAACCGATCAGAGCATCAAAATCGACTctcaaaaactcgatttataggccaaaatcgagtctcttctCTTAGACTCAAGAtgctaataaataaattagtttgaTAACTGagcctactaactaaatagtcAGAAAATTAGGGTTAGTTGCCCATTTTATCCTATAAATGTAGGTCTAGTTTCTATAAAATTGAACATCTAGCTTGCATCCTACCCATTTATGGAAGTCCTAccctattttatttgttgtgttttttgagGCATCTCAGTTAAGGATGCATACGTGAAGGTTGTAGCCGCTTTCAAAATAGCTTTCCTTTTGTAGTAAGAATGGCATGAGAGTCAAACAATTCCTTATGTCTATCCCTCATCCACTTAGGATTGCGATTAGTTTAACCCaatcatataaatttaatttaaatatttatttattaattattgaaataatactaattatattatcacattattattttttcaaatggtCAGTTCGCAACATTTTCCATATCTTTTATAATTCTTGACGATGAATTAGAATTTAGAACAATATTTCTATATGGATTTAGCCATTTTTTTGCAATGAGGATCCAATTGCCAAATCCCCAAACTGCCCAACCCAACTCTTATTTtggcattttcacaaaaactACAAAAGGAGgcatcaactttttcattaataCCGACTTTATCCTCATCCTCCAACCCCACCTTTAAAATGACCAGAAAAGCGGGAGTCACTGTTAAAACCCAatgctctctttctctttcgctctctctcactctcacaaaTGTAGAGACGAGAGGAGGCTCTTTGAGAGTTTCGAAGCTGTTTGGAcagagagaaaattttagaaagtaaaagaaaaaaaaaaaaaaaagtgaggtaCGAATTTTCCGGGAAATCAAAACATGACGACGGGGATAATGCAAGAGCAGAATAAGCTGGAAAAACACATTGAGAAGCAAATGGGTTGCATGTCTGGCTTCCTTCAGATCTTCGACCGCCATCAGATTCTCACCGGAAAACGTTTCTGCTCAGCCAAACGCCTCCCTCCCGCTACGGTgagttttctctttctctttctctttcccttgtttttatattctctgtttggttactgagaaaatGGAAGGAAAATTGATTTGTATGCAGATTTCTCAGGCGGTGGAATCAACACCAGAGTCGGAGAAGAGCATGGTTTCGGCTTCTCCATCGGTATCGAAAGAATTGGAGAAGCAACAACAAGCGAGATCGGCACCATCACCGGAAAGACCGAAGCAGCAGAGTCAGCTACCAGAGCTCCGATCTCCGGTGCCGGAATCAGCAACTCCTTCAGAGACACCTCCACCTCCGACGAAGTCGCCGCTTCCTTTCCCGGTTTTCGAACTAAAGGAAGGCACGAAGTCATCGTGGAAGTTCTCCAGAGAAGCTCCGAGGCTGTCTTTGGATAGCAGAGCTGTGGTTGACGCGAAAGGAAGCTTGAAGCCTCGAGAGATCCGTACAAACGGTGCGTTTTTGTCGTCGAATCGACGCGAAGCAGTGGAGAGCGATAAGCAGAGTAATAGTAAGTCTCCGAGTGTGATTGCTAGGCTCATGGGACTCGAATCGTTACAGGATTCGGATCCGGAACCGGTTAAGCAAGCGGAGCTCCGGAGATCCGCGTCGGAGTCTAGAGTTTCCAGAGATCTGTTCCAGTACGGCAACAACTTCAATTTCCAGGTGAGGCCAACGAATCAGAATCTGAATTCACAGAGTAATAACGCTTCGAACAATGTGATCAGAGAGAATGTAGGCTATGCAGTAGCTAAGGAAACGCACCGTTTCGGTGATAGACCTGTACGGAATCATAATcataatgtgaagactgaggCGGCTAGAACGGTGTCGTATAGAGGAATGGCACAGAGGAAGAGTTTCGTTGATTCAGCGGACTTCTTTCCAGAGCAAGCGAAACGGGGCGTTTTGATCTACGGAGAGATTGAGAGGAGGTTGAGGATGCGAGGGATTGAAGAACCTTCCAAAGATTTGGAGACTTTGAAGCATATTCTCGAAGCTCTGCAACTCAAAGGCCTTTTGCATTCGAAGAAAGCTAAAAACCAAATGAGCCACCAGAACTTCGTTTACGATCGGAACGGCGAGTCTCCGATCGTCGTAATGAAGCCAGCAAGGTCTCCGGCAAACCGTTTTAGTCGTGGTGGAAACGAATCGCCGCCTTCGAGCTTCAGATCGAGGCCTGGTCCTCGCCGGAATACAAACGAGGTGTCGCCGGCGGTGAGTCCGAGGCGCGACCGGCCGGAGATTGATCGGAATGGAAGGTACCAAGCGAGAGGACGAAATGCAAACTCGCCAACTCGGAGTGAGAGCAACGTGGGGAGCCCGAGTCGAAGGAGAATTGACTCAGTGGAAAACAGAAGAGTCTCTCCGGTCCAATCTCCTAAGGTAAGTGCAAGGAGAATTGGATCATCAGATCAACCAATCACAAGCCGATCACCGCGAATGAAGAAACCAACGGCTGAGATTTATCAAAAGGATGATAAGGTTTTTAGTAATCCAGCTGAGGATGAGTCATACTCATCCACCACCGTTTCAGAGAGCAGTATTAGCACTTCTTCACAAACCGATATAGAGGTACaccataattattattaataataatggaTTACATTAATTAATCcatgaaattatattatatattagtgctagttattaattttaatgggtttttttttttttttttataacttttgttgTAGAGGTTGAAGGTGGAGGAATACAAGGAGGGGAGGAGTTTATTGGAGAGGTGTGATAAGCTGCTTCACAGTATAGCTGAGATAACTGCGACCGAGTTGCAACCGAGTCCAGTATCGGTGCTTGACTCTTCGTTTTACAAGGACGAGTCGTCATCGCCTTCTCCAGTAATGAAACGGAGCATTGATTTCAAAGGtaccaaaataaaatgacaaagaCACTAAATTCTGCATATGACTATTCTGTGGGTGACGTTTGCCTTTGGTAACTTATAGTTCTTGAGACTCTCTACTTGTTCTATGCATTGAATTATTATCATTGACTTATTTTCACTTTGGGTGAAACTGCAATGAACCAGAAGTACgcaacaattttacaatttatccATGGGTTCTTAAAAGAAAACCGGGTTTACAtccaattatatttttgtttgttaaaaGGGTTAATATATTAGAGTAAGTCTATTACAAATGTTTGCTGTGCGTTAGATGAGGTGAGCAAGTTCTCCACCACAACCTTTGCATAATCAAAAGTTACAAAAACATAGTGTccataatattgttataaaaaaaaatataccaaTATGATTGTTGCATGGGTTTATGTTGCACAGCATATTATCTCAATAGTTATTAAAAGAATTGTGAAAATTGTAGTGTTTTCTGTCTTATTGAACATATGCTTTACCTTGAtaactttttaattattgtaacCTAAGTTCTGTAATTAAATTCACATATGCTTGCATTGATAACAttgtagtgttttttttttttttttgtttaatttgaaattattatgtTTAGTACTGACGTAGGTGGAATTAATTGGGTAGTTTTGTC
The sequence above is drawn from the Quercus lobata isolate SW786 chromosome 12, ValleyOak3.0 Primary Assembly, whole genome shotgun sequence genome and encodes:
- the LOC115971454 gene encoding protein LONGIFOLIA 1; the encoded protein is MTTGIMQEQNKLEKHIEKQMGCMSGFLQIFDRHQILTGKRFCSAKRLPPATISQAVESTPESEKSMVSASPSVSKELEKQQQARSAPSPERPKQQSQLPELRSPVPESATPSETPPPPTKSPLPFPVFELKEGTKSSWKFSREAPRLSLDSRAVVDAKGSLKPREIRTNGAFLSSNRREAVESDKQSNSKSPSVIARLMGLESLQDSDPEPVKQAELRRSASESRVSRDLFQYGNNFNFQVRPTNQNLNSQSNNASNNVIRENVGYAVAKETHRFGDRPVRNHNHNVKTEAARTVSYRGMAQRKSFVDSADFFPEQAKRGVLIYGEIERRLRMRGIEEPSKDLETLKHILEALQLKGLLHSKKAKNQMSHQNFVYDRNGESPIVVMKPARSPANRFSRGGNESPPSSFRSRPGPRRNTNEVSPAVSPRRDRPEIDRNGRYQARGRNANSPTRSESNVGSPSRRRIDSVENRRVSPVQSPKVSARRIGSSDQPITSRSPRMKKPTAEIYQKDDKVFSNPAEDESYSSTTVSESSISTSSQTDIERLKVEEYKEGRSLLERCDKLLHSIAEITATELQPSPVSVLDSSFYKDESSSPSPVMKRSIDFKDQPVELEDDIWSLAMSSLESKSDDCDFVYISEILRASIYLPEDSDIFLLLEEQQYLKGKDTSKVSRLQRRLIFDTINEILDRNRQLPPWKPNSWTSSASLQQIWSEFQRIQERDASEDLFEVICGVLRKDLVMGDTISGWVDCPIEMSEAVLDIERLIFKDLIGETIGDLAVLSGDCNKVSALRRKLVF